From Quercus lobata isolate SW786 chromosome 1, ValleyOak3.0 Primary Assembly, whole genome shotgun sequence, one genomic window encodes:
- the LOC115973768 gene encoding ATP-dependent DNA helicase homolog RECG, chloroplastic isoform X2: MVLTLSIVQSCGLCYYGKGLRSAIVFEAERGYRNALGRKMRFNKFVLSKISKLCSRQKHELAGHLLAELARIRIADRSKYLEKVSAMMDYDSLHDSIDNGSAKKQTGMNHKDAMDEVDVSLACKRFPSIILGRSPKVELYNETAHCSEMSNPLAAQNCEGFVPNLVDAEWVQEGSSETWRLLSGSLIVTTSSKGEKDSRKPLSPPPMALETLQKSDDLVSGEESSNKVGPESLVNAASIESFLNSSINCIPGLSKRHCGQLDNCGFHTLRKLLHHFPRTYADLQNAQTGIDDGQYLIFIGKILSSRGIRASYSFSFLEVVVGCEIAENQSNPEHTADDVGSKEKKTIYLHLKKFFRGSRFTFQPFLKSIEAKHKEGEIVCVSGKVRSMRSEGHFEMREYNIDVIQEEQDSSFQAKGRPYPIYPSKGGINPIFLRDTIARALQALPVNIDPIPKDITQDFKLLTLHDAYIGIHQPKNINEADLARKRLIFDEFFYLQLGRLYQMLEGLGTKIEKDGLLDRYRKPELNSVYMEEWSSLTKKFLKALPYSLTSSQLNAVSEIIWDLKRPIPMNRLLQGDVGCGKTVVAFLACMEVIGSGYQGAFMVPSELLAIQHYEHLLNLLEKMEEVECKPSVALLTGSTPSKQSRMIREGLQTGNISLVIGTHSLIAEKVEFSALRIAVVDEQHRFGVIQRGRFNSKITDLPPGRIPVETFIIEGNDDGFENVYKMMLDELEVEGKVYLVYPVIEPSEQLPQLRAASADLEVISHRFQGYSCGLLHGKMKSDEKEEALRRFRSGETRILLSTQVIEIGVDVPDASMMVVMNAERFGIAQLHQLRGRVGRGERKSKCILLASTTSGLNRLKVLGKSSDGFYLANVDLLLRGPGDLLGKKQSGHLPEFPIARLEIDGNILQDAHLAALKILGASHDLEQFPTLKAELSMRQPLCLLGD, from the exons ATGGTACTCACACTATCAATCGTGCAATCATGTGGCCTG TGCTACTATGGGAAAGGATTGAGAAGCGCAATTGTTTTTGAAGCTGAGAGAGGATACCGGAATGCTTTGGGTAGAAAAATGAG GTTTAATAAATTTGTCCTCTCTAAAATATCAAAACTATGTTCTCGACAAAAGCATGAATTAGCGGGACATCTGTTGGCGGAACTAGCAAGAATAAGAATTGCAGATAGATCAAAATATCTTGAAAAG GTATCTGCTATGATGGATTATGATAGTCTTCATGATTCAATTGATAATGGAAGTGCTAAAAAGCAAACTGGTATGAATCATAAAGATGCAATGGATGAAGTTGATGTTTCCTTGGCATGTAAAAGGTTTCCATCCATCATCTTGGGTAGGTCTCCTAAGGTAGAATTGTATAATGAGACCGCACATTGCTCTGAGATGAGTAATCCTTTAGCTGCCCAAAATTGTGAAGGATTTGTCCCTAATCTTGTTGATGCGGAGTGGGTTCAAGAGGGTTCTAGTGAAACATGGCGTTTGCTGTCTGGCAGTCTGATTGTAACAACTTcatcaaaaggagaaaaggACTCTCGTAAGCCTTTATCTCCTCCGCCTATGGCTTTAGAAACTTTACAAAAATCAGATGATCTAGTCTCTGGGGAGGAATCTTCTAACAAAGTGGGGCCTGAATCACTAGTAAATGCTGCCTCCATTGAGTCATTTCTTAACAGTTCTATCAATTGCATACCTGGATTAAGTAAGAGGCACTGTGGTCAGCTGGATAACTGTGGTTTTCACACG TTGCGGAAATTGCTGCATCATTTTCCTCGAACTTATGCTGATTTACAGAATGCACAGACTGGAATTGATGATGGACAATACCTAATTTTCATTGGAAAAATTTTATCTTCAAG GGGAATAAGAGCTAgttattctttttcatttcttgagGTGGTTGTAGGCTGTGAGATTGCAGAAAATCAATCAAATCCTGAGCATACAGCTGATGATGTTGGTAGTAAGGAAAAGAAGACAATTTATTTGCATCTGAAGAAATTTTTTCGTGGTAGTCGTTTTACTTTTCAGCCTTTTCTTAAAAGTATTGAAGCGAAGCATAAAGAGGGAGAGATTGTTTGCGTTAGTGGTAAG GTGAGGTCTATGCGTTCTGAAGGTCATTTTGAAATGAGAGAATACAATATTGATGTGATACAAGAAGAACAAGATTCGTCTTTTCAGGCAAAAGGGAGGCCATATCCCATATACCCCTCAAAAGGAGGCATAAATCCAATTTTTCTAAGAGACACTATTGCAAG AGCTTTACAAGCCTTGCCTGTCAATATTGATCCTATTCCTAAAGATATTACTCAGGACTTCAAACTGTTAACCCTTCATGAT GCATATATTGGGATTCACCAACCGAAGAATATAAATGAGGCTGATTTGGCACGCAAAAGGCTTATATTTGATGAGTTCTTTTATTTGCAG TTGGGACGCTTATACCAAATGCTTGAAGGTCTTGgtacaaaaatagagaaagatgGCTTGCTGGATAGGTATAGAAAACCTGAATTAAATTCTGTTTATATGGAAGAATGGTCCAGTCTCACCAAGAAGTTTTTGAAGGCTCTTCCGTATTCACTTACTTCTAGTCAGCTAAATGCTGTTTCAGAAATTATTTGGGATCTAAAGCGGCCAATCCCTATGAACCGGCTGTTGCAG GGTGACGTTGGATGTGGGAAAACTGTGGTAGCTTTTTTGGCATGCATGGAAGTTATTGGCTCTGGATATCAG GGAGCTTTCATGGTTCCATCTGAGTTGCTTGCTATCCAGCATTATGAACACTTGCTTAATCTACTCGAGAAAATGGAGGAGGTAGAATGTAAACCTTCAGTAGCGCTACTCACTGGCTCTACCCCATCAAAACAATCACGGATGATTCGTGAG GGTCTTCAAACTGGAAATATCTCATTGGTCATTGGTACCCACAGTCTAATAGCCGAAAAAGTGGAGTTCTCTGCTTTACGCATTGCAGTGGTGGATGAACAACATCGCTTTGGTGTGATCCAGAGAGGAAGGTTTAACAGTAAG ATAACTGACCTACCTCCTGGAAGAATACCAGTTGAAACTTTCATTATCGAAGGAAATGACGATGGCTTTGAGAATGTGTACAAG ATGATGCTGGATGAGTTAGAAGTAGAAGGGAAAGTGTATCTTGTGTATCCAGTCATTGAACCATCTGAACAGCTGCCCCAGCTTCGTGCTGCGTCTGCAGATCTTGAAGTCATATCTCATAGGTTTCAGGGATACAGCTGTGGGTTGTTACATGGAAAAATGAAGAGTGATGAGAAAGAGGAAGCATTGAGACGGTTCAGATCTGGAGAAACACGTATACTACTTTCCACACAAGTAATTGAGATTGGTGTTGATGTTCCAGACGCATCTATGATGGTTGTCATGAATGCTGAAAGGTTCGGTATAGCTCAGCTTCATCAACTTAGAGGACGAGTTGGACGTGGAGAGAGAAAGTCTAAGTGTATATTGTTAGCATCTACCACCAGTGGCCTAAACCGGTTGAAGGTTCTAGGGAAATCGTCAGATGGTTTTTACTTGGCAAATGTGGACCTCCTTTTACGTGGACCTGGTGATTTGCTTGGTAAGAAACAGTCAGGTCATCTTCCAGAGTTCCCCATTGCCCGATTGGAAATAGATGGGAATATTTTACAAGATGCACATCTTGCTGCACTG AAAATTTTAGGTGCTTCTCATGATTTGGAACAATTCCCCACACTCAAAGCAGAGCTTAGTATGAGACAGCCTCTTTGTCTTCTGGGTGATTGA
- the LOC115973768 gene encoding ATP-dependent DNA helicase homolog RECG, chloroplastic isoform X1: protein MVLTLSIVQSCGLCYYGKGLRSAIVFEAERGYRNALGRKMRFNKFVLSKISKLCSRQKHELAGHLLAELARIRIADRSKYLEKVSAMMDYDSLHDSIDNGSAKKQTGMNHKDAMDEVDVSLACKRFPSIILGRSPKVELYNETAHCSEMSNPLAAQNCEGFVPNLVDAEWVQEGSSETWRLLSGSLIVTTSSKGEKDSRKPLSPPPMALETLQKSDDLVSGEESSNKVGPESLVNAASIESFLNSSINCIPGLSKRHCGQLDNCGFHTLRKLLHHFPRTYADLQNAQTGIDDGQYLIFIGKILSSRGIRASYSFSFLEVVVGCEIAENQSNPEHTADDVGSKEKKTIYLHLKKFFRGSRFTFQPFLKSIEAKHKEGEIVCVSGKVRSMRSEGHFEMREYNIDVIQEEQDSSFQAKGRPYPIYPSKGGINPIFLRDTIARALQALPVNIDPIPKDITQDFKLLTLHDAYIGIHQPKNINEADLARKRLIFDEFFYLQLGRLYQMLEGLGTKIEKDGLLDRYRKPELNSVYMEEWSSLTKKFLKALPYSLTSSQLNAVSEIIWDLKRPIPMNRLLQGDVGCGKTVVAFLACMEVIGSGYQGAFMVPSELLAIQHYEHLLNLLEKMEEVECKPSVALLTGSTPSKQSRMIREGLQTGNISLVIGTHSLIAEKVEFSALRIAVVDEQHRFGVIQRGRFNSKLYYNSESSRMGANNLDGPSKGDEYMAPHVLAMSATPIPRTLALALYGDMSLTQITDLPPGRIPVETFIIEGNDDGFENVYKMMLDELEVEGKVYLVYPVIEPSEQLPQLRAASADLEVISHRFQGYSCGLLHGKMKSDEKEEALRRFRSGETRILLSTQVIEIGVDVPDASMMVVMNAERFGIAQLHQLRGRVGRGERKSKCILLASTTSGLNRLKVLGKSSDGFYLANVDLLLRGPGDLLGKKQSGHLPEFPIARLEIDGNILQDAHLAALKILGASHDLEQFPTLKAELSMRQPLCLLGD from the exons ATGGTACTCACACTATCAATCGTGCAATCATGTGGCCTG TGCTACTATGGGAAAGGATTGAGAAGCGCAATTGTTTTTGAAGCTGAGAGAGGATACCGGAATGCTTTGGGTAGAAAAATGAG GTTTAATAAATTTGTCCTCTCTAAAATATCAAAACTATGTTCTCGACAAAAGCATGAATTAGCGGGACATCTGTTGGCGGAACTAGCAAGAATAAGAATTGCAGATAGATCAAAATATCTTGAAAAG GTATCTGCTATGATGGATTATGATAGTCTTCATGATTCAATTGATAATGGAAGTGCTAAAAAGCAAACTGGTATGAATCATAAAGATGCAATGGATGAAGTTGATGTTTCCTTGGCATGTAAAAGGTTTCCATCCATCATCTTGGGTAGGTCTCCTAAGGTAGAATTGTATAATGAGACCGCACATTGCTCTGAGATGAGTAATCCTTTAGCTGCCCAAAATTGTGAAGGATTTGTCCCTAATCTTGTTGATGCGGAGTGGGTTCAAGAGGGTTCTAGTGAAACATGGCGTTTGCTGTCTGGCAGTCTGATTGTAACAACTTcatcaaaaggagaaaaggACTCTCGTAAGCCTTTATCTCCTCCGCCTATGGCTTTAGAAACTTTACAAAAATCAGATGATCTAGTCTCTGGGGAGGAATCTTCTAACAAAGTGGGGCCTGAATCACTAGTAAATGCTGCCTCCATTGAGTCATTTCTTAACAGTTCTATCAATTGCATACCTGGATTAAGTAAGAGGCACTGTGGTCAGCTGGATAACTGTGGTTTTCACACG TTGCGGAAATTGCTGCATCATTTTCCTCGAACTTATGCTGATTTACAGAATGCACAGACTGGAATTGATGATGGACAATACCTAATTTTCATTGGAAAAATTTTATCTTCAAG GGGAATAAGAGCTAgttattctttttcatttcttgagGTGGTTGTAGGCTGTGAGATTGCAGAAAATCAATCAAATCCTGAGCATACAGCTGATGATGTTGGTAGTAAGGAAAAGAAGACAATTTATTTGCATCTGAAGAAATTTTTTCGTGGTAGTCGTTTTACTTTTCAGCCTTTTCTTAAAAGTATTGAAGCGAAGCATAAAGAGGGAGAGATTGTTTGCGTTAGTGGTAAG GTGAGGTCTATGCGTTCTGAAGGTCATTTTGAAATGAGAGAATACAATATTGATGTGATACAAGAAGAACAAGATTCGTCTTTTCAGGCAAAAGGGAGGCCATATCCCATATACCCCTCAAAAGGAGGCATAAATCCAATTTTTCTAAGAGACACTATTGCAAG AGCTTTACAAGCCTTGCCTGTCAATATTGATCCTATTCCTAAAGATATTACTCAGGACTTCAAACTGTTAACCCTTCATGAT GCATATATTGGGATTCACCAACCGAAGAATATAAATGAGGCTGATTTGGCACGCAAAAGGCTTATATTTGATGAGTTCTTTTATTTGCAG TTGGGACGCTTATACCAAATGCTTGAAGGTCTTGgtacaaaaatagagaaagatgGCTTGCTGGATAGGTATAGAAAACCTGAATTAAATTCTGTTTATATGGAAGAATGGTCCAGTCTCACCAAGAAGTTTTTGAAGGCTCTTCCGTATTCACTTACTTCTAGTCAGCTAAATGCTGTTTCAGAAATTATTTGGGATCTAAAGCGGCCAATCCCTATGAACCGGCTGTTGCAG GGTGACGTTGGATGTGGGAAAACTGTGGTAGCTTTTTTGGCATGCATGGAAGTTATTGGCTCTGGATATCAG GGAGCTTTCATGGTTCCATCTGAGTTGCTTGCTATCCAGCATTATGAACACTTGCTTAATCTACTCGAGAAAATGGAGGAGGTAGAATGTAAACCTTCAGTAGCGCTACTCACTGGCTCTACCCCATCAAAACAATCACGGATGATTCGTGAG GGTCTTCAAACTGGAAATATCTCATTGGTCATTGGTACCCACAGTCTAATAGCCGAAAAAGTGGAGTTCTCTGCTTTACGCATTGCAGTGGTGGATGAACAACATCGCTTTGGTGTGATCCAGAGAGGAAGGTTTAACAGTAAG TTATATTATAACTCTGAAAGTTCAAGAATGGGAGCTAATAACTTAGATGGGCCCTCAAAAGGTGATGAATATATGGCACCCCATGTTCTTGCCATGTCAGCCACTCCTATCCCTAGGACACTTGCTCTGGCTTTATATGGGGATATGTCCCTGACACAA ATAACTGACCTACCTCCTGGAAGAATACCAGTTGAAACTTTCATTATCGAAGGAAATGACGATGGCTTTGAGAATGTGTACAAG ATGATGCTGGATGAGTTAGAAGTAGAAGGGAAAGTGTATCTTGTGTATCCAGTCATTGAACCATCTGAACAGCTGCCCCAGCTTCGTGCTGCGTCTGCAGATCTTGAAGTCATATCTCATAGGTTTCAGGGATACAGCTGTGGGTTGTTACATGGAAAAATGAAGAGTGATGAGAAAGAGGAAGCATTGAGACGGTTCAGATCTGGAGAAACACGTATACTACTTTCCACACAAGTAATTGAGATTGGTGTTGATGTTCCAGACGCATCTATGATGGTTGTCATGAATGCTGAAAGGTTCGGTATAGCTCAGCTTCATCAACTTAGAGGACGAGTTGGACGTGGAGAGAGAAAGTCTAAGTGTATATTGTTAGCATCTACCACCAGTGGCCTAAACCGGTTGAAGGTTCTAGGGAAATCGTCAGATGGTTTTTACTTGGCAAATGTGGACCTCCTTTTACGTGGACCTGGTGATTTGCTTGGTAAGAAACAGTCAGGTCATCTTCCAGAGTTCCCCATTGCCCGATTGGAAATAGATGGGAATATTTTACAAGATGCACATCTTGCTGCACTG AAAATTTTAGGTGCTTCTCATGATTTGGAACAATTCCCCACACTCAAAGCAGAGCTTAGTATGAGACAGCCTCTTTGTCTTCTGGGTGATTGA